CCGAGCAAGGATTTCGGCGAGAAGATCCACGTGCAGGATGCCGTGCCCGAGATCGAGGCGAAGGAGCTCTACGAGCTGATCGGGAGCGGCGCCTCCCCCTGCATCTTCGACGCCCGGACCGAGGCCGAGTATGAGCGCTTCTCCGTGCCCACCGCGCGGAGCCTCCCCGGCGGCGAGCTCATCCTCCACGCCTGGGATCTCATGCAGGACCAGGGCACCCCCCTCGTCATCAACTGCGCGGGGCGCACCCGGAGCATCATCGGAGCCCAGACGCTGCGGCGTCTCGGCATCCCCTCGGCGCGGGCGCTGCGGAACGGCGGGATGGGCATCATGCTCGCGGGCCTTCCCCTCGACCGGGGCAAGCCGGGCGAGATCCCCGCTCCCTCGGAGAGGAGCCGGGCCTACGCCGAGGAGCTCGCGGCGCGCATCGCGGCGGAGGAGGGCATCCTCTTCGTCTCCGTCGGGGAGCTGAGGGCGCTCCTGGCCAGGGCGGACGAGGAGACGGTCTACCTCCTCGACGTGCGGCTCGCGCCGGAGTTCCGGGCGGGGCACATCCCCGGCGCCCTCTCCATCCCGGGAGGGCAGGCCGTCCAGCGCACGGACGAGGTGGTGGCGGTGCGGGCCGCCCGGGTCGTGACCTGCTGCGACGCCAGCGCGCGCGGGGTGATGACGGCCTACTGGCTCCGGCGGATGGGGCTCGGCGCGTCGGCCCTGCGCGGCGGCGTCGCGGCCTGGCGCGAGGCGGGGCTGCCCCTCCGGGAAGGGGAGGAGGGCGCCTCGGGCGAGAGCCCCGCCGAGGCGGCGGAGCCCCTGGGGCTGGCGGAGGCGCGGAAAGTCGCGCGCGGCCTGGCCCCCTCCGCGGCGCGGGTGGTGACGGCGATCTCGTACGTCATCGACGTGGACCCGAGCCCCGGCTTCCGGAAGGGCCACCTCGCGGGGGCATCCTGGGTGCCGAGGGGATGGCTCGAGGAACGGGCGAAGAAGCTCCTCAGGGAGAAGGAGACGCCCGTCCTCGTCACCTGCGCGGACGGCATGCGCTCGGCCCTGGCGGCCCGGGCGCTCGTCGAGATGGGCTACGCGCGCGCCGCCTATCTCGACGGGGGCAAGCGGGCCTGGGCGGCGGCCGGGCTTCCCCTTCAGGAGGGGGAGAAGGGACTCGACGAGACGCCCCAGGACGTGGCCCTGAAGCCCTACGACATCGGCCGCGAGGCGATGGAGAGCTACCTCTCCTGGGAGGAGGCCCTGGGCGGGAAGCACCGGCAAGGCTGAATGCGAAGGCCGTTGACGGCCTCGGCTCAGCCGGCCGGGACCCTGGGCGGTTCTTCCCTCTTGCCGGCTCGCTCCTCCCGCGCCGCCGCCTCGTTGTGCTCCCGCACCTGCCGCACCAGCACCCGGAAATCCCAGATCCAGATGACGGTCAGCACGGCGGTCACCAGGGCGGCCAGGAGGGCGAAGGGCCGGCTCCGGGCGAGCGCCTGGAGGTCCTCGGGCCGGAGCGGCCCAGCGACGAGCCGCACGCCGAAGGCGTGGAGGACAATGATCGCCGCCGCCGCCGCGCCCAGGGGGATGAAGAAGTAGGCGAGGAGGAGCTTCACCCCCTCGCGCCCCCGGCCCAGGTA
The Candidatus Tectomicrobia bacterium DNA segment above includes these coding regions:
- a CDS encoding sulfurtransferase gives rise to the protein MPTPIKPPDLRSLMEGAAPHAVLDVREPMEFHAEQVFRATNLPRGSLEFRIAKLVPVKKTPVVLVDEGGARAGRAARTLEELGYADVRPLAGGLAAWKAAGLPTVSGTNVPSKDFGEKIHVQDAVPEIEAKELYELIGSGASPCIFDARTEAEYERFSVPTARSLPGGELILHAWDLMQDQGTPLVINCAGRTRSIIGAQTLRRLGIPSARALRNGGMGIMLAGLPLDRGKPGEIPAPSERSRAYAEELAARIAAEEGILFVSVGELRALLARADEETVYLLDVRLAPEFRAGHIPGALSIPGGQAVQRTDEVVAVRAARVVTCCDASARGVMTAYWLRRMGLGASALRGGVAAWREAGLPLREGEEGASGESPAEAAEPLGLAEARKVARGLAPSAARVVTAISYVIDVDPSPGFRKGHLAGASWVPRGWLEERAKKLLREKETPVLVTCADGMRSALAARALVEMGYARAAYLDGGKRAWAAAGLPLQEGEKGLDETPQDVALKPYDIGREAMESYLSWEEALGGKHRQG
- a CDS encoding TM2 domain-containing protein, with product MTGETAPRPRKRKSLFVAFLLWFFLGIVAAHKIYLGRGREGVKLLLAYFFIPLGAAAAAIIVLHAFGVRLVAGPLRPEDLQALARSRPFALLAALVTAVLTVIWIWDFRVLVRQVREHNEAAAREERAGKREEPPRVPAG